Proteins found in one Oncorhynchus keta strain PuntledgeMale-10-30-2019 chromosome 2, Oket_V2, whole genome shotgun sequence genomic segment:
- the gpr75 gene encoding probable G-protein coupled receptor 75, with protein MCMMNVTSLPSVCHHHTYNSSLGPRSSSSSSPGWALIHTATLTSCSLLLILIFFLGSYGNLVVFLSFFHPAFRKFRTNFDFMILNLSFCDMIICCVTAPMFALVLFLDSGGGGGVSKTFCFTFHLTSSAFIIMSLETVAVIALHRLRMVLGQQPNRMASLPCTLALTALLWTSSFTMAALLTLRAYPMKEGPCLPHFGLTGGPARVVLYVYLADFAFCVAVVSVCYLMIAKTLRKNAQVRKCRVITVDATRPPLPQPPPPLMAAGLESMQCAVQVPSLYRNQTYNKLQHIQTHSYTNRPTSQGLVPGAAQGATCCQLVSTVNLATAKDSKAVVTCVVIVFSVLLCCLPMGVSLAQDVLSPESSFAHYQFELCGFALIFLKSCINPFVYSRNSAGLRRRVLCCLQWVALVFLCCKHKTRLHAMGKGSLEVNRNKSSHHETNSAYVLSPKPQRRLVDQACGPSHSRDCAPSPRATGGHGGRKPRAPSTSTPINTRIEPYYSIYNSSPSAGPGSPTNSLQPAANSSSSQAFGFNKSYVAMHYHIHQEVLQDVESTSAHKIPIPSV; from the exons ATGTGTATGATGAATGTGACCAGTCTGCCGTCAGTCTGCCACCACCACACCTACAACAGCAGCCTGGGCCCGAG gtcctcctcctcttcctcccctggcTGGGCCCTGATCCACACGGCTACCCTCACTTcctgctccctcctcctcatcctcatattCTTTCTGGGTTCTTACGGCAACCTGGTGGtgttcctctccttcttccacccgGCCTTCCGCAAGTTCCGCACCAACTTCGACTTCATGATCCTGAACTTATCATTCTGTGATATGATTATATGTTGCGTGACTGCGCCGATGTTCGCATTGGTGCTTTTCCTGGACTCAG GAGGAGGGGGTGGCGTGTCAAAGACTTTTTGCTTCACCTTCCACCTGACCAGCTCTGCCTTCATCATCATGTCTCTGGAGACGGTAGCTGTGATCGCCCTCCATCGGCTCCGTATGGTCCTGGGCCAGCAGCCCAACCGCATGGCCTCGCTCCCCTGTACTCTGGCTCTCACCGCCCTCCTCTGGACCTCTAGCTTTACTATGGCTGCCCTGCTCACCCTGCGAGCCTACCCCATGAAGGAGGGACCCTGCCTGCCTCACTTCGGCCTAACGGGTGGGCCTGCAAGGGTGGTTCTATATGTCTACCTGGCAGACTTTGCATTCTGCGTGGCGGTGGTGTCTGTCTGCTACCTGATGATCGCTAAGACGCTGAGGAAGAATgcacag GTGAGGAAGTGCCGCGTCATCACTGTAGACGCCACACGCCCGCCGCTACCACAACCCCCTCCCCCGCTCATGGCGGCCGGCTTAGAGAGCATGCAGTGTGCCGTCCAGGTTCCTTCACTCTACCGCAACCAGACCTACAACAAGCTCCAACACATTCAGACTCACTCCTACACTAACAGACCCACCAGCCAGGGTCTAGTACCCGGGGCTGCCCAGGGAGCTACCTGCTGCCAGCTCGTCTCTACCGTCAACCTGGCCACAGCTAAAGACTCCAAGGCTGTAGTAACCTGTGTGGTGATTGTATTCTCCGTCCTTCTCTGTTGTCTCCCCATGGGCGTCTCCTTAGCCCAGGACGTCCTCTCTCCAGAGAGCAGCTTCGCTCACTACCAGTTCGAACTGTGCGGTTTCGCACTCATCTTCCTCAAGTCGTGCATCAACCCATTCGTGTACTCTCGCAACAGCGCCGGGCTTCGCCGGCGCGTCCTCTGCTGCCTCCAATGGGTAGCGCTGGTGTTCCTCTGCTGCAAGCACAAGACACGGCTCCATGCCATGGGTAAAGGTAGTCTCGAGGTCAACCGTAACAAGTCCTCGCACCACGAGACCAACTCTGCCTATGTCCTCTCACCCAAGCCACAAAGGAGACTGGTGGATCAAGCCTGTGGACCCAGTCACTCCCGGGACTGTGCCCCCAGTCCGAGAGCTACGGGCGGGCATGGTGGGCGTAAGCCCAGGGCCCCTAGCACCTCCACCCCCATCAACACCCGTATCGAGCCCTACTACAGTATCTACAACAGCAGCCCCTCTGCAGGACCCGGCTCCCCTACCAACAGTCTGCAGCCTGCtgccaactcctcctcctcccaggccTTTGGGTTCAACAAGTCCTACGTTGCCATGCACTATCACATCCACCAGGAGGTGCTGCAGGACGTTGAGAGCACCTCAGCCCATAAGATACCCATACCTTCAGTCTGA
- the erlec1 gene encoding endoplasmic reticulum lectin 1, translating to MDGTRLLFVLFGGLLEVYCGVSANRGGSPSFTDEIPFKINWPGSEFTLPTSGAFYKEDDFVIMTTTEKEKYKCLLPSLSNGDGDDDKAYAGPTPGDLLDPLFKESSCSYRIESYWTYEVCHGKHVRQYHEEKETGQIKVQEYVLGSMTKMTESSATSGTEIAEVEKVEEMDPTPEAEKEVPTKNVEGQLTPYYPVLMAHGTACVLKQNTPRSTNVLYVCHPEAKHEILSIAEVTTCEYEVVVLTPLICAHPKYRFKSSPVNAIFCQAMSGSPLRPHSLSQMDREQEELLKPPFTAAAAAPEREEESTSPMREEAFSSTHKPLVVGGQTQVTVGTTHISRLTDEQLIKEFLSGSYCLHGGVGWWKYEFCYGKHVHQYHEDKEQGKNIVVVGSWNAEEHLLWAQKNVARSYQFKDDGVQKVKLVSLFYGHGDVCDLTGKPRQVIVKLKCKESESPHAVTVYMLEPQTCQYVLGVESPVICQILDTADEKGLLSISS from the exons ATGGACGGAACTCGGCTGTTGTTCGTGTTGTTTGGGGGTTTGTTGGAGGTCTATTGTGGTGTGTCGGCTAACAGAGGTGGATCTCCTTCGTTTACTGATGAAATCCCATTCAAAATTAACTGGCCCGGGTCCGAATTCACCCTG CCAACCTCAGGTGCCTTCTACAAAGAAGATGACTTTGTCATCATGACAACAACAGAGAAGGAGAAATACAAATGTCTCCTGCCTTCCTTGTCAAATGGAGATGGT gatgatGACAAGGCATACGCTGGTCCCACTCCAGGTGATCTGCTGGACCCACTGTTCAAAGAGAGCAGCTGCTCCTACAGA ATTGAGTCATACTGGACGTATGAGGTgtgtcatgggaaacatgtgagACAATACCATGAGGAGAAGGAAACGGGACAG ATCAAAGTTCAGGAGTACGTCTTGGGAAGCATGACCAAGATGACAGAGTCTTCAGCCACTTCAGGAACAGAGATTGCAGAGGTAGAGAAAGTTGAGGAGATGGATCCCACGCCAGAAGCTGAGAAAGAG GTTCCCACTAAAAACGTGGAGGGCCAGCTGACTCCATACTACCCGGTGTTGATGGCCCACGGGACGGCGTGTGTCCTGAAACAGAACACGCCTCGCTCCACCAACGTGCTGTATGTCTGCCACCCTGAAGCCAAGCACGAGATCCTCTCTATCGCTGAGGTCACTACCTGCGAGTACGAAGTAGTGGTGCTGACCCCTTTGATCTGTGcacaccccaaatacag GTTCAAGTCGTCCCCAGTGAATGCCATCTTCTGCCAGGCCATGTCTGGTTCTCCCCTGCGGCCTCATAGTCTCTCTCAGATGGACCGGGAGCAGGAGGAGCTGCTGAAACCTCCCTTcactgccgctgctgctgccccGGAAAGAGAA GAGGAGAGTACGTCCCCCATGAGAGAGGAGGCCTTCTCCTCTACCCATAAGCCCCTGGTGGTGGGCGGGCAGACCCAGGTTACCGTGGGAACCACCCACATTTCCCGTCTGACAGACGAGCAGCTGATCAAAGAGTTCCTGAGTGGCTCCTACTGTCTCCATGGG GGAGTGGGATGGTGGAAGTATGAGTTCTGCTATGGGAAGCATGTACATCAGTACCATGAG GATAAGGAGCAGGGGAAGAACATTGTGGTAGTGGGCAGTTGGAACGCTGAGGAACATCTGCTGTGGGCTCAGAAGAACGTGGCCCGATCCTACCAGTTCAAAGACGACGGGGTCCAGAAAGTCAA actggtgtctctcTTCTACGGCCATGGGGACGTGTGTGACCTGACGGGGAAACCCAGACAGGTCATCGTCAAGCTCAA GTGTAAGGAGTCTGAGTCTCCCCATGCCGTCACTGTGTACATGCTGGAGCCTCAGACCTGCCAGTACGTCCTTGGG GTTGAGTCTCCAGTTATATGCCAGATCCTGGACACAGCTGATGAGAAAGGCCTTCTATCCATCTCCAGCTAA